The Ornithodoros turicata isolate Travis chromosome 9, ASM3712646v1, whole genome shotgun sequence genome includes a region encoding these proteins:
- the LOC135368622 gene encoding extracellular matrix organizing protein FRAS1-like isoform X1, producing MTLLKRPFFVFWVTFQLCAAAGENAENPCGTQETQQAVVAGSWRRSPCELCTCDEGRVHCHRRTCAPLTCSSRSFPVLAPGACCPHCFQTQQCHGSCSRCNSPSHWSCTECKNGRVLQLHPGDEDGHCTDQCPAGFFRTPANRCQACQTTCKTCYGSLENNCMSCTDMHILREDSCVRTCERGFFSDGHACWACHPTCSACRAWGACDSCLPGHRLLHGKCIAATCVKGTYYDRTNNRCQDCTKGCVDCVKLTGGQVTCLECPESLVPLEDRCVSRCPVGFFQNERNFCEGCHRSCTECNRRGPSGCTACPAETYLTVECFCMSSCYVGSYNTNGICEACGHNCHQCQSYRNCEKCDTGFVLQHGECVVRCDDDYFLDLSSGTCKECSWNCGTCYGPNPDNCLSCSDSRLIQNSDCVSRCSEGFAADEDGTCKRCPSSCKTCVTRRYCTVCKESFFWQAGQCVEQCSPGMLKDEASRACHDPILLASWTEEVDRPYSRENKIEKATALYRRINSVPTSTAVHEEPEALPDYDFGTTSLVPVATNFARDVATSTASTVQSPSQTPMTRNRGTTPAQRLSAVSHEPGHHINFTRTFKEAAITSAPHRRTFNHSVGGRKPDAVLARPLIVSLLHYDSMRSGIREEPPSGYPVMCVSPCDQRHPSYSKRSCAHAFNGSTACSFDWEASTNPQAPVFERITRSTPFANAHQQVLDSVYFKGGTVLRCAIQFCKEGSGTRGPRLLSPQVTISDREGMCKEPEGNLEPFTATMHYHNGSHTEPNRLRIQVDIPHTDSMFPLVSTYPLHNVEDLLTNMVSQKQHVCSNLPHSSAELPDALTFLRSEDYNQSTSSAPLKPHQQDTSMRGEIAVDMYRHLDLNKCLWTFSATLPIKYVLDFCGGSILDDHKEKKTTRKFLTVHVPFYVTKITPQGPGQWRFEEHRSQLEISFSYSSVHWAQSLQTEAAPGGHVFVKRFTLSQDGSLTMHIVSKANFHGKLVVKPLRLSLSLPCRVRMLAGCFVIGHRSLPGVSSHVGVPEGQHLTFRLNLMWSERTFDCPTQLWRATSSYSVKDYKGNYTLFLVPCVVDAVREYSPIVEETCVPHQPIRFAVPVTLSQSRPPVPQAYSMDTRFQLFSNLDNFLFAPKGFDYDIESQDDERNVFFKGEVLYGRVTWDPSEDPIAAIHIDQVFLCAGKFGFTPTYDPSGEVFGKGPTYGCVQPGPNLQHRFLILDRFNTESVQESVRGVKFDAKFAGDIGTQNFGESSGMDGFSMNVDPLYLVAPGTKWYLQVLYSVAPLRTSHSMLRRRRRSISTSFNGTNIHGFLVADSGQSEARDRSSEPASPLSTVFFAVGSVILLLATASLVLVSRVISKNLHRNAYKSGEREVKCPTVKYGESAIMFRWGDRNGCETLSRVKVTRLSWSHLNMRSEHTSEV from the exons ATGACTCTTCTCAAGCGCCCATTTTTCGTCTTCTgggtcacttttcaactctgcGCGGCTGCAGGAGAGAATGCAG AAAATCCTTGCGGTACACAGGAAACACAG CAGGCGGTGGTCGCTGGTTCCTGGCGAAGGAGTCCTTGCGAACTCTGTACGTGCGACGAGGGTCGGGTTCATTGTCACAGACGGACTTGCGCGCCGCTTACGTGCTCTTCGAGAAGCTTTCCTGTGCTGGCCCCAGGCGCTTGTTGCCCTCACTGCTTCCAGACGCAAC AATGTCATGGAAGCTGTTCGAGATGCAACTCACCTTCACATTGGAGTTGCACGGAGTGCAAGAACGGCCGGGTGCTCCAACTACACCCAGGGGATGAGGACGGGCACTGTACCGACCAGTGTCCTGCTGGCTTCTTTCGCACACCTGCCAACAGATGTCAAG CCTGCCAGACAACATGCAAGACATGCTACGGATCCTTAGAGAACAACTGTATGTCATGCACAGACATGCACATCCTACGCGAAGATTCTTGTGTTCGAACCTGTGAGCGTGGCTTCTTTTCTGATGGCCATGCGTGCTGGG CTTGTCATCCTACTTGTTCGGCATGTCGTGCCTGGGGTGCCTGCGATTCATGTCTTCCTGGCCATCGTCTTCTTCATGGCAAGTGCATTGCTGCCACTTGCGTCAAAGGCACATACTACGATCGAACAAACAATAGGTGTCAAG ATTGCACGAAAGGTTGTGTCGATTGCGTGAAGCTTACAGGAGGACAAGTCACGTGTCTCGAATGTCCAGAGAGCCTCGTTCCTCTGGAAGACAGATGCGTGTCAAGGTGTCCCGTGGGATTCTTTCAAAACGAGCGTAACTTTTGTGAGG GATGTCACCGAAGCTGCACCGAATGCAACCGTCGTGGACCATCAGGATGCACGGCTTGTCCCGCGGAGACGTATCTTACCGTAGAATGTTTCTGCATGAGCTCCTGCTATGTGGGTAGCTATAACACGAACGGCATCTGCGAAG CGTGTGGGCACAACTGTCATCAATGTCAATCGTATAGGAACTGCGAAAAGTGCGACACCGGCTTCGTTCTGCAACATGGAGAATGCGTGGTTCGTTGTGACGACGACTATTTCTTGGACTTGAGCTCTGGGACGTGCAAAG AATGCTCGTGGAACTGCGGGACGTGCTACGGTCCAAATCCAGACAACTGTCTCTCTTGTAGTGACTCCAGACTCATTCAAAACTCCGATTGTGTTTCACGGTGCTCTGAAGGATTTGCAGCTGACGAGGATGGCACTTGCAAAC GTTGCCCTTCCAGCTGCAAAACCTGCGTAACAAGACGCTACTGCACTGTGTGCAAGGAGAGTTTTTTCTGGCAAGCGGGACAATGCGTTGAACAGTGTTCTCCAGGGATGCTCAAAGATGAGGCGTCCAGGGCATGCCACG ATCCGATACTGCTGGCGAGCTGGACCGAAGAAGTCGATCGTCCATACAGCAGAGAAAACAAAATCGAGAAGGCGACGGCATTATATCGCAGGATTAATTCCGTCCCCACCAGTACTGCGGTTCACGAGGAGCCTGAAGCACTTCCAGACTATGACTTTG GTACGACATCGCTAGTTCCAGTGGCAACGAACTTTGCACGCGACGTTGCTACATCAACCGCGTCTACA GTTCAGAGCCCCAGCCAGACGCCGATGACGCGCAACCGCGGTACGACTCCAGCGCAGCGACTTTCAG CAGTGAGCCATGAACCAGGTCACCACATAAATTTCACCCGTACTTTCAAAGAGGCAGCTATTACATCCGCGCCTCATCGACGCACCTTCAACCATAGCGTGGGAGGCCGGAAACCAGATGCTGTACTTGCGAGGCCCTTG ATTGTGTCATTGTTGCACTACGACAGCATGCGAAGTGGGATCCGAGAAGAGCCTCCTTCAGGATACCCCGTTATGTGCGTCTCT CCTTGTGATCAGCGCCACCCATCTTACTCAAAGAGATCCTGCGCTCATGCTTTCAATGGCAGCACAGCGTGCTCTTTCGACTGGGAGGCATCTACTAATCCACAAGCCCCTGTCTTCGAGCGAATCACACGTTCCACGCCATTTGCCAACGCACATCAGCAG GTTCTCGACTCGGTGTACTTTAAGGGTGGGACGGTTCTAAGATGCGCTATTCAATTCTGCAAGGAAGGATCTGGAACACGCGGTCCCCGGTTGCTCAGCCCTCAAGTCACCATCAGTGATCGTGAAG GCATGTGCAAGGAACCAGAGGGCAATCTGGAGCCGTTCACTGCAACCATGCACTACCACAACGGTTCGCATACTGAACCCAACAGGTTACGTATTCAAGTGGACATTCCGCATACG GACTCAATGTTTCCACTGGTCTCCACATACCCGTTGCACAACGTCGAAGACCTGCTCACCAACATGGTTTCGCAAAAGCAACACGTTTGTTCAAATCTTCCACATTCATCTGCGGAGTTACCAGATGCACTAACGTTTCTACGCTCAGAAG ATTATAACCAGAGCACGTCTTCAGCGCCCCTGAAACCACACCAACAGGACACGAGCATGAGAGGCGAAATTGCAGTTGACATGTACCGGCACTTGGACCTTAATAAGTGTCTTTGGACATTTTCCGCCACTCTACCTATCAAATACGTCTTAGATTTCTGCGGTGGGTCTATATTGGACGACCATAAG GAAAAAAAGACAACCCGGAAGTTCCTGACGGTGCATGTGCCGTTCTACGTAACGAAAATCACTCCTCAAGGACCTGGTCAATGGAGATTCGAAGAACATCGATCTCAGCTAGAGATATCCTTCTCCTACAGCAGCGTGCACTGGGCGCAGAGTCTCCAAACAGAGGCTGCGCCAGGCGGGCATGTCTTTGTTAAACGCTTTACGTTGAGTCAAGATGGAAGCCTTACGATGCATATCGTTTCTAAAGCAAACTTTCACGGTAAGCTAGTGGTTAAGCCCCTAAGGTTAAGTTTGAGTTTGCCATGCAGGGTTCGTATGCTTGCAGGTTGCTTTGTGATAGGTCATCGTTCGCTACCAGGTGTATCTAGTCATGTCGGAGTACCTGAAGGACAGCATCTGACTTTCAGACTGAATTTAATGTGGAGCGAACGTACCTTCGACTGTCCGACGCAGCTTTGGAGGGCTACCTCTAGCTACAGTGTGAAG GACTACAAAGGAAACTACACGCTTTTTCTGGTACCGTGCGTCGTCGATGCTGTTCGAGAGTACTCCCCCATAGTGGAAGAAACTTGCGTACCTCATCAACCAATACG ATTCGCAGTTCCTGTGACACTTTCCCAATCGAGACCTCCTGTGCCTCAAGCATACAGCATGGATACGCGTTTCCAGCTCTTCAGCAATCTGGATAACTTCCTGTTTGCCCCTAAAGGCTTTGACTATGACATTGAATCACAAGATGACGAACGCAATGTCTTCTTTAAAG GAGAAGTATTATACGGAAGAGTGACGTGGGACCCGTCAGAAGACCCCATCGCTGCTATCCACATCGACCAAGTTTTTCTGTGCGCTGGAAAGTTTGGATTCACACCAACTTACGACCCCTCGGGGGAAGTGTTTGGCAAGGGCCCCACGTATGGGTGTGTCCAACCTGGACCAAATCTCCAGCACAGGTTTTTAATTTTG GACCGTTTCAACACAGAAAGTGTCCAAGAGTCCGTCCGAGGTGTAAAATTCGACGCGAAGTTTGCAGGTGATATCGGAACGCAAAACTTTGGAGAATCATCGGGCATGGATGGGTTTTCCATGAATGTAGATCCACTGTATCTG GTCGCTCCTGGAACCAAATGGTACCTCCAGGTTCTCTACAGCGTCGCGCCACTGAGAACCTCACATTCAATGCTTCGGCGAAGACGTCGATCAATTTCCACCAGCTTTAACGGGACAAATATCCACGGGTTCCTGGTTGCAGACTCGGGACAGTCAGAAGCGCGAGACCGAAGCTCGGAACCAGCAAGCCCGCTGTCCACAGTGTTCTTCGCCGTGGGAAGCGTTATTCTTCTTCTCGCAACTGCTtcgcttgttttggtttctcgAGTGATATCCAAGAACCTGCACCGCAACGCTTATAAGAGTGGCGAACGTGAAGTCAAATGTCCAACCGTGAAATACGGCGAAAGTGCCATAATGTTTAGGTGGGGGGATAGAAATGGTTGCGAGACTCTATCCCGAGTAAAAGTCACTCGTTTGTCGTGGTCTCATCTGAACATGCGCAGTGAGCACACGTCGGAAGTTTAG
- the LOC135368622 gene encoding extracellular matrix organizing protein FRAS1-like isoform X2, with amino-acid sequence MTLLKRPFFVFWVTFQLCAAAGENAENPCGTQETQQAVVAGSWRRSPCELCTCDEGRVHCHRRTCAPLTCSSRSFPVLAPGACCPHCFQTQQCHGSCSRCNSPSHWSCTECKNGRVLQLHPGDEDGHCTDQCPAGFFRTPANRCQACQTTCKTCYGSLENNCMSCTDMHILREDSCVRTCERGFFSDGHACWACHPTCSACRAWGACDSCLPGHRLLHGKCIAATCVKGTYYDRTNNRCQDCTKGCVDCVKLTGGQVTCLECPESLVPLEDRCVSRCPVGFFQNERNFCEGCHRSCTECNRRGPSGCTACPAETYLTVECFCMSSCYVGSYNTNGICEACGHNCHQCQSYRNCEKCDTGFVLQHGECVVRCDDDYFLDLSSGTCKECSWNCGTCYGPNPDNCLSCSDSRLIQNSDCVSRCSEGFAADEDGTCKRCPSSCKTCVTRRYCTVCKESFFWQAGQCVEQCSPGMLKDEASRACHDPILLASWTEEVDRPYSRENKIEKATALYRRINSVPTSTAVHEEPEALPDYDFGTTSLVPVATNFARDVATSTASTVQSPSQTPMTRNRGTTPAQRLSVSHEPGHHINFTRTFKEAAITSAPHRRTFNHSVGGRKPDAVLARPLIVSLLHYDSMRSGIREEPPSGYPVMCVSPCDQRHPSYSKRSCAHAFNGSTACSFDWEASTNPQAPVFERITRSTPFANAHQQVLDSVYFKGGTVLRCAIQFCKEGSGTRGPRLLSPQVTISDREGMCKEPEGNLEPFTATMHYHNGSHTEPNRLRIQVDIPHTDSMFPLVSTYPLHNVEDLLTNMVSQKQHVCSNLPHSSAELPDALTFLRSEDYNQSTSSAPLKPHQQDTSMRGEIAVDMYRHLDLNKCLWTFSATLPIKYVLDFCGGSILDDHKEKKTTRKFLTVHVPFYVTKITPQGPGQWRFEEHRSQLEISFSYSSVHWAQSLQTEAAPGGHVFVKRFTLSQDGSLTMHIVSKANFHGKLVVKPLRLSLSLPCRVRMLAGCFVIGHRSLPGVSSHVGVPEGQHLTFRLNLMWSERTFDCPTQLWRATSSYSVKDYKGNYTLFLVPCVVDAVREYSPIVEETCVPHQPIRFAVPVTLSQSRPPVPQAYSMDTRFQLFSNLDNFLFAPKGFDYDIESQDDERNVFFKGEVLYGRVTWDPSEDPIAAIHIDQVFLCAGKFGFTPTYDPSGEVFGKGPTYGCVQPGPNLQHRFLILDRFNTESVQESVRGVKFDAKFAGDIGTQNFGESSGMDGFSMNVDPLYLVAPGTKWYLQVLYSVAPLRTSHSMLRRRRRSISTSFNGTNIHGFLVADSGQSEARDRSSEPASPLSTVFFAVGSVILLLATASLVLVSRVISKNLHRNAYKSGEREVKCPTVKYGESAIMFRWGDRNGCETLSRVKVTRLSWSHLNMRSEHTSEV; translated from the exons ATGACTCTTCTCAAGCGCCCATTTTTCGTCTTCTgggtcacttttcaactctgcGCGGCTGCAGGAGAGAATGCAG AAAATCCTTGCGGTACACAGGAAACACAG CAGGCGGTGGTCGCTGGTTCCTGGCGAAGGAGTCCTTGCGAACTCTGTACGTGCGACGAGGGTCGGGTTCATTGTCACAGACGGACTTGCGCGCCGCTTACGTGCTCTTCGAGAAGCTTTCCTGTGCTGGCCCCAGGCGCTTGTTGCCCTCACTGCTTCCAGACGCAAC AATGTCATGGAAGCTGTTCGAGATGCAACTCACCTTCACATTGGAGTTGCACGGAGTGCAAGAACGGCCGGGTGCTCCAACTACACCCAGGGGATGAGGACGGGCACTGTACCGACCAGTGTCCTGCTGGCTTCTTTCGCACACCTGCCAACAGATGTCAAG CCTGCCAGACAACATGCAAGACATGCTACGGATCCTTAGAGAACAACTGTATGTCATGCACAGACATGCACATCCTACGCGAAGATTCTTGTGTTCGAACCTGTGAGCGTGGCTTCTTTTCTGATGGCCATGCGTGCTGGG CTTGTCATCCTACTTGTTCGGCATGTCGTGCCTGGGGTGCCTGCGATTCATGTCTTCCTGGCCATCGTCTTCTTCATGGCAAGTGCATTGCTGCCACTTGCGTCAAAGGCACATACTACGATCGAACAAACAATAGGTGTCAAG ATTGCACGAAAGGTTGTGTCGATTGCGTGAAGCTTACAGGAGGACAAGTCACGTGTCTCGAATGTCCAGAGAGCCTCGTTCCTCTGGAAGACAGATGCGTGTCAAGGTGTCCCGTGGGATTCTTTCAAAACGAGCGTAACTTTTGTGAGG GATGTCACCGAAGCTGCACCGAATGCAACCGTCGTGGACCATCAGGATGCACGGCTTGTCCCGCGGAGACGTATCTTACCGTAGAATGTTTCTGCATGAGCTCCTGCTATGTGGGTAGCTATAACACGAACGGCATCTGCGAAG CGTGTGGGCACAACTGTCATCAATGTCAATCGTATAGGAACTGCGAAAAGTGCGACACCGGCTTCGTTCTGCAACATGGAGAATGCGTGGTTCGTTGTGACGACGACTATTTCTTGGACTTGAGCTCTGGGACGTGCAAAG AATGCTCGTGGAACTGCGGGACGTGCTACGGTCCAAATCCAGACAACTGTCTCTCTTGTAGTGACTCCAGACTCATTCAAAACTCCGATTGTGTTTCACGGTGCTCTGAAGGATTTGCAGCTGACGAGGATGGCACTTGCAAAC GTTGCCCTTCCAGCTGCAAAACCTGCGTAACAAGACGCTACTGCACTGTGTGCAAGGAGAGTTTTTTCTGGCAAGCGGGACAATGCGTTGAACAGTGTTCTCCAGGGATGCTCAAAGATGAGGCGTCCAGGGCATGCCACG ATCCGATACTGCTGGCGAGCTGGACCGAAGAAGTCGATCGTCCATACAGCAGAGAAAACAAAATCGAGAAGGCGACGGCATTATATCGCAGGATTAATTCCGTCCCCACCAGTACTGCGGTTCACGAGGAGCCTGAAGCACTTCCAGACTATGACTTTG GTACGACATCGCTAGTTCCAGTGGCAACGAACTTTGCACGCGACGTTGCTACATCAACCGCGTCTACA GTTCAGAGCCCCAGCCAGACGCCGATGACGCGCAACCGCGGTACGACTCCAGCGCAGCGACTTTCAG TGAGCCATGAACCAGGTCACCACATAAATTTCACCCGTACTTTCAAAGAGGCAGCTATTACATCCGCGCCTCATCGACGCACCTTCAACCATAGCGTGGGAGGCCGGAAACCAGATGCTGTACTTGCGAGGCCCTTG ATTGTGTCATTGTTGCACTACGACAGCATGCGAAGTGGGATCCGAGAAGAGCCTCCTTCAGGATACCCCGTTATGTGCGTCTCT CCTTGTGATCAGCGCCACCCATCTTACTCAAAGAGATCCTGCGCTCATGCTTTCAATGGCAGCACAGCGTGCTCTTTCGACTGGGAGGCATCTACTAATCCACAAGCCCCTGTCTTCGAGCGAATCACACGTTCCACGCCATTTGCCAACGCACATCAGCAG GTTCTCGACTCGGTGTACTTTAAGGGTGGGACGGTTCTAAGATGCGCTATTCAATTCTGCAAGGAAGGATCTGGAACACGCGGTCCCCGGTTGCTCAGCCCTCAAGTCACCATCAGTGATCGTGAAG GCATGTGCAAGGAACCAGAGGGCAATCTGGAGCCGTTCACTGCAACCATGCACTACCACAACGGTTCGCATACTGAACCCAACAGGTTACGTATTCAAGTGGACATTCCGCATACG GACTCAATGTTTCCACTGGTCTCCACATACCCGTTGCACAACGTCGAAGACCTGCTCACCAACATGGTTTCGCAAAAGCAACACGTTTGTTCAAATCTTCCACATTCATCTGCGGAGTTACCAGATGCACTAACGTTTCTACGCTCAGAAG ATTATAACCAGAGCACGTCTTCAGCGCCCCTGAAACCACACCAACAGGACACGAGCATGAGAGGCGAAATTGCAGTTGACATGTACCGGCACTTGGACCTTAATAAGTGTCTTTGGACATTTTCCGCCACTCTACCTATCAAATACGTCTTAGATTTCTGCGGTGGGTCTATATTGGACGACCATAAG GAAAAAAAGACAACCCGGAAGTTCCTGACGGTGCATGTGCCGTTCTACGTAACGAAAATCACTCCTCAAGGACCTGGTCAATGGAGATTCGAAGAACATCGATCTCAGCTAGAGATATCCTTCTCCTACAGCAGCGTGCACTGGGCGCAGAGTCTCCAAACAGAGGCTGCGCCAGGCGGGCATGTCTTTGTTAAACGCTTTACGTTGAGTCAAGATGGAAGCCTTACGATGCATATCGTTTCTAAAGCAAACTTTCACGGTAAGCTAGTGGTTAAGCCCCTAAGGTTAAGTTTGAGTTTGCCATGCAGGGTTCGTATGCTTGCAGGTTGCTTTGTGATAGGTCATCGTTCGCTACCAGGTGTATCTAGTCATGTCGGAGTACCTGAAGGACAGCATCTGACTTTCAGACTGAATTTAATGTGGAGCGAACGTACCTTCGACTGTCCGACGCAGCTTTGGAGGGCTACCTCTAGCTACAGTGTGAAG GACTACAAAGGAAACTACACGCTTTTTCTGGTACCGTGCGTCGTCGATGCTGTTCGAGAGTACTCCCCCATAGTGGAAGAAACTTGCGTACCTCATCAACCAATACG ATTCGCAGTTCCTGTGACACTTTCCCAATCGAGACCTCCTGTGCCTCAAGCATACAGCATGGATACGCGTTTCCAGCTCTTCAGCAATCTGGATAACTTCCTGTTTGCCCCTAAAGGCTTTGACTATGACATTGAATCACAAGATGACGAACGCAATGTCTTCTTTAAAG GAGAAGTATTATACGGAAGAGTGACGTGGGACCCGTCAGAAGACCCCATCGCTGCTATCCACATCGACCAAGTTTTTCTGTGCGCTGGAAAGTTTGGATTCACACCAACTTACGACCCCTCGGGGGAAGTGTTTGGCAAGGGCCCCACGTATGGGTGTGTCCAACCTGGACCAAATCTCCAGCACAGGTTTTTAATTTTG GACCGTTTCAACACAGAAAGTGTCCAAGAGTCCGTCCGAGGTGTAAAATTCGACGCGAAGTTTGCAGGTGATATCGGAACGCAAAACTTTGGAGAATCATCGGGCATGGATGGGTTTTCCATGAATGTAGATCCACTGTATCTG GTCGCTCCTGGAACCAAATGGTACCTCCAGGTTCTCTACAGCGTCGCGCCACTGAGAACCTCACATTCAATGCTTCGGCGAAGACGTCGATCAATTTCCACCAGCTTTAACGGGACAAATATCCACGGGTTCCTGGTTGCAGACTCGGGACAGTCAGAAGCGCGAGACCGAAGCTCGGAACCAGCAAGCCCGCTGTCCACAGTGTTCTTCGCCGTGGGAAGCGTTATTCTTCTTCTCGCAACTGCTtcgcttgttttggtttctcgAGTGATATCCAAGAACCTGCACCGCAACGCTTATAAGAGTGGCGAACGTGAAGTCAAATGTCCAACCGTGAAATACGGCGAAAGTGCCATAATGTTTAGGTGGGGGGATAGAAATGGTTGCGAGACTCTATCCCGAGTAAAAGTCACTCGTTTGTCGTGGTCTCATCTGAACATGCGCAGTGAGCACACGTCGGAAGTTTAG